GTGGGGCGGCGGGCGGCCGAGTTGACCGGGACCAGGTTGCTGGAGGCGACCATGCCCCGGGACGCGGTCGTGCGGTTGGCACGGGTCGTTCGCGCCTTGCGGGTGCCGTTCCCCTACGAAGGGCTGGAGCGGGCCTTCAGCGCTTCGGCGGACATCACGCACCGGTTCGACGTGCGGCGGTTCGCGCGGCAGAAGCAGGCCGCGTTGGCCGCGCACCGGTCGCAGGTCGAGGGGAGCGGTCGGCTGGCGGCGGTCATGCGGTTGCTGGTCCGCCTGCCGGTGCCGGTGTTCGGGCTGCTGGCCGGGCGTGAGTGGTTCGTCGACCCCGTCACGGGGTCGGGTCGGCGTTGCTGAGCGGCTCGTCCACGTCCACCTGGCGCACGCCGTCCGCCGCGACGACCCGCTCGACGTCGGCGACCGGCACCGTCACCCGGATGTAGCCGATCGACGTGTCGGTGGCCTCGACCGTCGCTCCCAGTCCGCGCAGCGCCGACGCCGTCCGCTCGGTGGAGTTCGCCTCCGTGGAGATCACCAGCACCACGTTCGGCACCCCGGACCGCTGCGCCCGCGCCAGCACCTCCTTGCCCTGCGGGCTGAGCTTGGCGGGCATCTGGACCTCCGAAGTAGTCGTCGGGACGACCGCGGTGGTGGGCGCGGTGCTCGCGTGTTCCGGCGCGGGTGCGCCGCAGCCCACGAGTGCGAAGCACGCCACGACCACGATCCGTCTCATGGAACCTCCCGGGGTCATCCTGGCACCAGGACGGACCGAACCGACCGAACGGTTGCGTCACACCTTGCCGGGGCCGGACCCGCCGTGGCCGTTCGAGTCGTTGCCGGTGGGGCCGGGGCCGCTGAACGCCTGTACCCGCTCCTGGCCGTCCTCGCTCTCGCCGAACACCCGCTGGTCGGCCCCGGACGCCTCCTGTCGCGCCACGGCCTGCACCCGGGGCAGGTCGCGCACCCGGACCTGTGGCAACGCGGCGGGCTGGTGCGTCCGCAGCCACGACACCAGGTGTTCCCGCACCTCGCACCGCAGGTCCCACAACCGCCCGGCGTCGGTCGCGCTCACCAGTGCCCGCACCCGCACGAACGCCCCCACCGCGCCGGTCACCTGGAGCACGCACACCCGCCCGTCCCACAGGTCGTCCGACTCCAGGAACTTCCGCAGCTCCTGCCGCATGTCCTCCACCGGCACGGTCCAGTCGACGTCCAGCTCCACCGTCCCCAGCAGCGCGGACTGGGTGCGCGTCCAGTTCTCGAACGGCGTCTTCAGGAAGTACGCGGTGGGCAGGATCAGGCGCCGGTCGTCCCACAGGTGCACGACGACGTAAGTCAGCGTGATGTCCTCGATCCGCCCCCACTGGTCCTCGACGACCACGACGTCGTCCAGCCGCAGGGCGTCGCTGAACGCGATCTGGACGCCGGCGAACACGTTGCCCAGCAGGGACTGCGCCGCCAGCGCGGCGATCGCGCCGATCACACCGGCGGACGCCAGCAGGCTCGTGCCCGCCGCCCGCGCCTCGGGGAAGGTCATGAGGACCGACGCGAACGCCAGCACGCCCACCACGACCACGGTCACCCGCCGCACCAGGGTGATCTGCGTGTGCACCCGGCGGGCGTGCCGGTTGTCGGACACGTCCACCCTGATCCGCGCCAGCATGGCGTCCTCGACCACGACCAGCAGCGCCGCCAGCAGCCACGCCCCGGCGAGGATCAGCGCTATCCCGACCGCGTGCAGCGCCGCCGGCCGCCAGTCACCCCACCCGACCACGCCGATGGAGAACTGCACGGCCACCAGCACCGCCACCGCGAGCGCCGGTCGGTGCGCGTGCGCGGCCAGCCCGGCGAACAGCGCGGACCGCCGTCCGATCCGCCGGACCACCCGGTGCACCGCGGTGACCACGGCCAGCGCGACCAGCACGGATCCGGCGAACGTGAGCACGGCGACGAGCACGAAGGGCACCTCCTGGGGTTCGGGGCATCCTTCGACCCGTACCCGAGATGGCCGTCACCCATTCGTGGTAGCGACCGACTTCACGATCCATCCGGAGGGAGCACGGGGGTCAGCTCCTGGGCAGGGAGTGCGCGATGCGGCCCACGAAGGCGACGAGCCGGTCGGGTGGGAAGCGGTCCGGGTCGGTGATCACCAGCCGGCCCGCCATCTCGGCCAGCGCCAGCATCGCGTGACCCAGCAGTTCGGCGTCCAGGTCCGGCCCGCCCATCGCCTTCAGCCCCAGGTCGGCCAGCGCGTTGACCTGTTCGGTCACCTGCGCCCGCACCCGCTCCACCTGCTGCCGGAACTCCACCGGCGTCCCCTCCGGCGGCAGCAGGACCAGCCGCCAGCGGTCCGGGCTCTCCACCACCGCGTGCACGAACGCCCGGACGGTGTCGGTGTAGAGGTCTTCCGGCGAGCGCTCGTCCAGGCCCTCCGGGATGGCCTCCAGCACCTGGGCGGTCGCGCGTGCGGCCTCGCGTTCGAGGAGTGCCGCGATGACCTCGGCGCGGTTCGCGAATATCTCATATACGACCGGCTTGGTCACCCCGCACCGCCGTGCCACGGCCTCCATGGTCAGCGCGTCGAACCCGCCCTCCGCGATCAGCGCCAACGCACCGTCCAGCACCTGGTCGCGCCGCTGCCCGGCGGGGAGGCGGGGGGCGTACTTCCGGCGCGTTGTGCTCACCCGCCCATATTGCTACGGTGGCGTAGCTTTCACAAAGCTACGCTGGCGTAGTAATGGCGCGGGAGGTCGTGATGGAGCCCGACAACCTCGTGTTGCAGCCCCGGGACGTGCACTTCGACTGGTCGGCGCTCCCGCTGCACTGGGTGCCCGACGAGCCGACCACGACCCACGTCATGAACGTCCTGCACCTGCTCCTGCCCGAGGGCGAGCGCTGGTTCGTGCGCACGTTCCAGCAGGCCGTCCCGCTGATCACCGACGACGACCTGCGGGAGGACGTCCTCGGGTTCATCGGCCAGGAAGCCGTCCACGCCGAGGCGCACAGCGAAGTCCTCGACCACCTGCTCGCCCAGGGGCTCGACCCGCGCCCGTTCACCCGGCACATGGAGGTCGTCTTCCGCCGCATCCTCGGCGACCGCGACGGCCTCACCCCCGAACAGCAGCGGGAACAACTCGTCGAACGGATCGCGCTGGTCGCGGCCATCGAGCACTTCACCGCGTTCCTCGGCGACTGGATGCTCAACGCCACCGCCCTCGACCGCGCCGGCATCGACCCGACCATGCTCGACCTCCTGCGCTGGCACGCCGCCGAGGAGGTCGAGCACCGCAGCGTCGCGTTCGACCTGATGCGCCACCTCGACCGCCGCCAGGTCCGCAAGATCCGCACGATGCTCATCGCCGGCCCCGTCCTGTGGCTGCTGTGGGTGCGCGGCGCGAAGTTCCTCATGGACCACGACCCGCTGCGCCCCGGCAAGCTCACCCTGCGCGAGTTCCGCCGCGCCGGCCGCCGCGGCCTCCTGCCCACCGGGGGAGCGCTGTTCCGGGCCTTCCTGCGCTACTTCCACCCGCGCTACCACCCCAAGCAGGAGGGCTCGACCAGTCAGGCCGTGGCCTACCTGGCTTCCTCCCCGGCCGCGCGGGCGGCCCACTGATGGACGGCTTCGTGCGCGGCCTGGAGAAGTTCACCGACGGCTACCTGAAGGCGTTGCGCCACTTCGGTTCCGCCCGCCCGGACCGTGCTGTCGACCGGCTGCTGCGGCTGACCGTCGCCCAGCGGCGTGAGGAGGTCGAGGACGTGGTCAGCCTGCGCCTGAGCGGTCCGGAGTTGCCCGCGTGGCAGCCCGGGTGTCACCTCGACCTCCACCTCCCCTCCGGCCTGCGCCGCCAGTACTCCCTCTGCGGCGACCCGCGTGACCGGACCTCCTACCGGATCGCCGTCCGTCGCGTCGGCACCGGCTCGGCCGAAGTCCACGCCCTGCGCGAAGGCGACGAGGTGGTGGTGCGCGGTCCGCGCAACGCGTTCCCGTTCGTGCCCGAAGGTCCGATGCTCTTCCTCGCGGGCGGCATCGGGATCACGCCGATCCTGGCGATGGTCCGCGAAGCCGCGCGGCTCGGCGTCGAGCACACGTTCGTCTACTGTGGACGGTCGCGCGCCACCATGCCGTTCCTGGACGAACTCCCCGACCACACCGACGTCCGCCCGGACGACGAGCGCGGCCTCCCGGACGTCGAGGCGATCGTCGGCACCTTCCCGGCCCACGGCTCGGTCTACTGCTGCGGCCCGACGCCCATGCTCGACGCGGTCCGCCGCGCGTTCGCCTCCCGCCGCCTGCACTTCGAGCGCTTCGCCCCGCCGCCGATCACCGACGGCCGCCCGTTCGCGCTGGTGCTGCGCCGCAGCGGGATCACGCTCGACGTCCCCGCCAACCGCTCGGCCCTGGACGTCCTGAAAGACCTGCGCCCGACCGTGCCCTACTCGTGCCGGCAGGGCTTTTGCGGCACGTGCGAGGTGGACGGCGTCCGCGTCTGCGTCGCCCGCCCGACCGGCGACCGGCTCGTGCTCGACCTGTGAACACCCCTGGAGGAACCGTGTTCGTCGAATCCGATGGCGTGCGCCTGTCCGTGTACGAGCGCGGCGACCGCTCGGCTCCCACCGTCGTCCTGGTGCACGGCTACCCCGACACCCACCGCGTGTGGGACGGCGTCGCCGAGATCCTGGCCGAGGAGTACCACGTCGTGACCTACGACGTGCGCGGCGCGGGGGCTTCCGACCGGCCGCGCGACCTGGCCGCGTACCGGCTGCCGGTGCTGGCCCGCGACCTGTTCGCGGTGGTCGACGCGGTCAGCCCGGACCGCCCGGTGCACGTCGTCGCGCACGACTGGGGGTCCATCCAGGCGTGGGAGGCGGTGACCACGCCGGGCGCGCGGATCGCGTCCTACACCTCGATCTCCGGCCCGTGCCTGGACCACATCGGCCACTGGACCCGCGGCCGGCTGTCCTGGCAGCGCGTCAAGCAGTGGCTGCACTCCTGGTACATCGTCGCGTTCCACGTGCCGTTCGTCGCCCCGCTCGTGTGGCGCCACCTGGTCGGCCCGCGCTGGGGCAAGGTGGTGCAGCGGTTCGAAGGCGTGCCTGCGCACCACGTGCAGGACACCATCGTCGAGGACGGCGTCAACGGGATCTCCCTGTACCGCGCCAACTTCATCCCCCGGCTGCGGGCGCCCCGCGTCCGGCGCACGGACGTCCCGGTGCAGATCGTCCATCCCCTGAAGGACAACTACGTCACCGCCGGCCTGCTCGACGCGGCCACCCCGTGGGTGCCGAACCTGCGCCGCCGCGTGCTCGACGCCGGCCACTGGGCACCCGTCACGCATGCCCGGGTCGTCGCCCTGCTGGCGGCCAACCACATCAGGGCCCACACTCCGCCGGCCGGTACTCCTGCGGACGGAAGTCCCGCAGCGCCTCCCGCGCCCGCGACCGGGCCAGGTTCCACGAACGCCAGTCGTCCGCACTGACCCGGCGGTACCGCAGCACGCACTGCCGCACCGGCTCGGGCAGCGATGCCAGCACGGGCACGGCGTCGTCGGACAGCCGCTCGAGGTAGGCGAGGTCGATCTTGCCGGTCTCCTGCCACCGGGCGGCGTTGCGCTCGGCGGTGAACCGGTCCGGGTTGAGCAGCGCGAGCCCCACCAGCGCGGCGAACCCGCTGCCCACCACGGCCCGGGGCAACCACCCGCCGCGCAGCCGCACGCCCGCGACCAGCACCACCAGGTACACCAGCGCCAGCCACAGCTCGCACGCCGACACCAGCACCCGCAGCGTGGTGAACCCGTACGCCTGCTGGTAGACCCACATCCGGTTCAGCGCCGAGGCCACGATCACCAGCGTGAGCACGGTCAGCGCGCCCAGCAGCCCGCGCAGCCACTTCCGGTCACCCTCCTCCGCGACCCGCGCGGCGACGGCGATCACCCCGAGCGTCAGCACCGCGACCGCCAACAGCTGCCAGAACCCGCGCCGCGCGTACTCGGCGTAGGTGACCCCGGCCGTGCGCAGCACGTAGTCGTCACCGCCGAACAACGTGCTGACCTGCACCCCGACGAACGCCGCGAACAACGCGACCAGCGCCCCGACCGGCATCGCCCACTCCCGCAGCGCCACGGTCTTCCGCTGCGCCGGCACCTCGTCCCGCGGCGGCAGCGTCGTCAGGTAGCACGCCCCGACCAGCCCCGACCCGACCGCGAGGAACACGAGGATCCACTGCCCGTCCACCTCGGGCGCGGACTCGCCGAGGATCTCCGCGAACGCCACGTCCGCACCGGCGAGCAGCGGCAGGAACACCGCCAGCACCGCGGCCGTCACCACCAACGGCCTCGCCAACTCGGTCGCCTTCGACGTCTTCACCCCGCGCGCCACCCACGGCACCGCCCGGAACACCGCGGCCGGCACCGCCGCCGACCCGAGCAGCAACCCCCTGGCCGTCCGCCCCCCGACGACGGCCAGCGACCCGGCCGCGCACCCCGCCACCGCGCACAGCGCGAACAGGGCCGGGTCGGCGACCAGCGAGCCGGTGCCGAACAGCAGCAGGCTGAGGGCGGTCCAGCCCGGTCTGACCCTGCGGATCAGCGCGAAGACGACGGCGGCGGTGAGGAACCAGCCGAGTCCCGGCTCGTCGAGCGGCAGCAGGACCGCTGCGGTGGTTCCGCCGACGATCCCGGTGAGCAGTACGCGGTTGGGCGACATGGGTCCTCCGTTGGGCAGCCTGCATCGCGCGGCCGGGGCGGTCGCGTGGGTGGTGGTGCGGGGTGTGTCAGGTAGAGGGGAGGGTGGCGCGGATGCGGCAGCCGGGGGCGTCGACCACCGCGATCGTGCCGCCGTGCAGGTCGATGATCCAGCGGGCGATGTTGAGGCCCAGGCCGGTGCCGCCGCCGCCCGCGCGTTCGCCGCGCGTGAAGCGTTCGAAGACCCGTTCCCGGTCCTCCGGGGCGATGCCGGGGCCGTCGTCGGAGACCTCCAGCACCAGGTCGCGGGCCACCCAGGTGGCCGTCACGCGCACCTCGCCGCCGGACGGGCCGTGGCGGGCGGCGTTGTCCAGGAGGTTGACCAGGACCTGGTGGACACGGGCGCGGTCGGCGACGACGGTGGCGGTCGGCGGGCGGACGTCCACGACGAAGCTGGTCGCGGGGGACGCCACCGAGGCCTCGGCGACCACGTCGGCCAGCAGGGGCGCGACCGGGAATTCGGCCAGGGTGAGCTGGTGGGCGCCGGCGTCGATGCGGGACAGGTCGAGCAGTTCCGTGACCAGCCTGCCCAGGCGTTCGGTCTGGGCCAGGGCGGTGCGCATGGTGCGGGCGTCGGGAGCGGCCACGCCGTCCACCACGTTCTCCAGGACGTTCTGCAGCGCCGTGATGGGCGTGCGCAGCTCGTGGGAGACGTTGGCGATCAGCTCGCGGCGCTGCCGGTCGGCGGCGGCCAGGTCGGCGGCCATCTGGTTGAACGCGCTGGCCAGCTCGCCGACCTCGTCGCGGGCGGTGGCGCGGACCCGCTTGCTGTAGTCGCCCCGGCGCATCGCGCGGGCGGCGGCGGTCATCTCGCGCAGCGGGCGGGTCATGCCGTGGGCCAGGACCTGGGAGGTCACCAGGGCGATGACCAGGGCGCCCGTGGTGGTGCTGTAGGGCAGCCAGCCGATGCGGTACCAGAAGAACGAGAACCCCGCCGCGCCCGAGCTGACCAGCAGGATGCCCAGCTTGACCTTGATGGAGCGGACCGGGTCCAGGGGCCTGGGCAGGAAGTCGACGAACGCGCCCACGGCCTTGCGCAGCGTCATCTCGCGCGGCTTCACCGCGGTGCCTCCAGGGCGTAGCCGACACCGTGGACGGTGCGGATCAGGTCCGTGCCGAGCTTGCGCCGCAGCGCCTTGATGTGGCTGTCCACGGTCCGGGTGCCGGTGGCGGTCTCGTTCCAGCCCCACACCTCGCTGAGCAGGCGTTCCCGGGACTGGACCGCGCGCGGGCGCTCGGCCAGGTGCACCAGGAGCTCGAACTCGGTGGGCGTCAGGTGCGCCTCGGCGCCGGCGCGCAGGACGCGGCGCTCCGCCAGGTCGATCTCCAGGTCGGCGACGGCGATCCGGGTCGGGTTGGCTGCCGCCGACCGCTCCACCCGGCGCAGCAGGGCGTGCACGCGGGCGGCCAGCTCGCGGATGGAGAACGGCTTGGTCAGGTAGTCGTCCGCGCCCACCGCCAAGCCCACCAGCAGGTCCGTCTCGTCGCCGCGGGCGGTGAGCATGAGCACCGGCACCGGGCGGTCGGCCTGGATGCGGCGGCACACCTCCAGGCCGTCGAAGCCCGGCAGCATGACGTCCAGCACCACGAGGTCGGCCTCCGCCGCCTTGCGGACCGCGGACGGCCCGTCGTGCGCCAACTCGACCTCGAACCCCTCGGCGCGCAGCCGCGCGGCCACGGAGCTGGCGATGGTCAGGTCGTCCTCGACCACCAGAACCCGGCGTGTCATGGCACCGACTGTAGGTGGCGGCGGTGGAGAGCCCTGGTGAGAGTTGTGAACGTCGTGTGGAGGTCTACGGTGTCGGCGTGGCGGACGCGGTGCTGGAAGCGACCTTGGAGCGGATCACGTTCGCCAACGAGGAGACCGGCTACACCGTGGCCCGCGTGGACACCGGGCGCGGCGGCGGGGACCTGGTCACCGTCGTCGGCGCGCTGCTGGGCGTGCAGCCCGGCGAGTCGATCCGGATGCGCGGGCGGTGGGGGTCGCACCCGCAGTACGGCCGCCAGTTCCACGTGGACGACTACACGACCGTGCTGCCCGCGACGATCCAGGGCATCCGGCGCTACCTGGGGTCCGGGCTGATCAAGGGCATCGGGCCGGTGCTGGCCGACCGGATCGTCACGCACTTCGGGCTCGACGCGCTCGACGTCATCGAGCAGACGCCGGAGCGGCTGATCGAGGTGCCCAAGCTCGGTCCGAAGCGGACCAAGCTCATCGCGGCGGCGTGGGAGGAGCAGAAGGCCATCAAGGAGGTGATGGTCTTCCTCCAGGGCGTCGGGGTGTCCACGTCACTGGCGGTGCGGATCTACAAGCAGTACCAGGACCGGTCGATCGACGTCGTGCGCACCGAGCCTTACCGGCTGGCTTCGGACGTGTGGGGCATCGGGTTCCGGACCGCGGACGTGATCGCGAAGGCGGTCGGCATCCCGCACGACAGCCCGCAGCGGGTCAAGGCCGGGTTGCAGTTCACCCTGTCCGAGGCGACCGGGAACGGCGACTGCTTCCTGCCGGAGAACCAGCTCATCGCGGACGCGGTGAAGATCCTCCAGGTCGACACGGGTCTGGTGATCGAGTGCCTGGCCGAGCTGGTCGCCGAGGAGGGGGTGGTGCGCGAGGTCATGCCGGACGGCGAGGCGGCCGTGTACCTGGTCCCGTTCCACCGGGCCGAGGTGTCGTTGGCGTCGTCCCTGGTCCGGTTGTTGCGGACGGACGCCGAGCGGATGCCGGCGTTCCAGGACGTGGACTGGGACCGGGCGTTCGCGTGGCTGGGGGCGTCGCTGGAGGACAAGCAGCGCGAGGCCGTGCAGTTGGCGTTGACCCGGAAGGTCGCGGTGCTGACCGGTGGGCCGGGGTGCGGCAAGAGCTTCACCGTGCGGTCGATCGTGCGGCTGGCGGTGGCGAAGCGGGCGCGCGTGGTGCTGGCCGCCCCGACCGGGCGGGCGGCGAAGCGGCTGACCGAGCTGACCGGGCACGAGGCCCGCACCGTGCACCGGCTGCTGGAGCTCAAGCCCGGCGGCGACGCGGCCTACGACCGCGACCGGCCGCTGGAGGCGGACCTGGTGGTGGTCGACGAGGCGTCGATGCTGGACCTGTTGCTGGCCAACAAGCTGGTGAAGGCCATCGCGCCCGGGACGCACCTGCTGCTGGTCGGGGACGTGGACCAGCTGCCGTCGGTGGGCGCGGGCGAGGTGCTGCGAGACGTGCTGGCGGCCGGCAGCCCCGTGCCGCACGTGCGGTTGACGCACATCTTCCGGCAGGCGCAGGAGTCCGGCGTGGTGACCAACGCGCACCGCATCAACTCCGGCGACTACCCGCTGGTGCAGGGGCTGCCGGACTTCTTCCTGTTCCCATGCGAGGAAGCCGAGGAGGCGGCGACGCTCACCGTCGACGTGGTCGCCACGCGCATCCCGCGCAAGTTCGGTCTCGACCCGCGCACCGACGTGCAGGTGCTCACGCCCATGCACCGGGGCGCGGCGGGCGCGGGCGCGTTGAACACCGTGCTCCAGGAGGCGCTCACGCCGGCACGGCCGAACCTGCCCGAGCGGCGGTTCGGCGGGCGCGTGTTCCGGGTGGGGGACAAGGTCACCCAGATCCGCAACAACTACGACAAGGGCGCCAACGGGGTGTTCAACGGGACCCTGGGGGTCGTCACCGGGATCGACGTCGTGGAGCAGAAGCTGACGGTGCGGACGGACGAGGATGAGGACGTGGACTACGAGTTCGGGGAACTCGACGAGCTGACCCACGCCTACGCCATGACGATTCATCGCTCACAGGGCAGTGAATACCCGTGCGTCGTCATTCCAATCACGACGAGCGCGTGGCTGATGTTGCAGCGCAACCTGCTGTACACGGCGGTGACGCGGGCCAAGAAGCTCGTGGTGCTGGTCGGG
This DNA window, taken from Saccharothrix variisporea, encodes the following:
- a CDS encoding mechanosensitive ion channel family protein, producing MLVAVLTFAGSVLVALAVVTAVHRVVRRIGRRSALFAGLAAHAHRPALAVAVLVAVQFSIGVVGWGDWRPAALHAVGIALILAGAWLLAALLVVVEDAMLARIRVDVSDNRHARRVHTQITLVRRVTVVVVGVLAFASVLMTFPEARAAGTSLLASAGVIGAIAALAAQSLLGNVFAGVQIAFSDALRLDDVVVVEDQWGRIEDITLTYVVVHLWDDRRLILPTAYFLKTPFENWTRTQSALLGTVELDVDWTVPVEDMRQELRKFLESDDLWDGRVCVLQVTGAVGAFVRVRALVSATDAGRLWDLRCEVREHLVSWLRTHQPAALPQVRVRDLPRVQAVARQEASGADQRVFGESEDGQERVQAFSGPGPTGNDSNGHGGSGPGKV
- a CDS encoding TetR/AcrR family transcriptional regulator; translation: MSTTRRKYAPRLPAGQRRDQVLDGALALIAEGGFDALTMEAVARRCGVTKPVVYEIFANRAEVIAALLEREAARATAQVLEAIPEGLDERSPEDLYTDTVRAFVHAVVESPDRWRLVLLPPEGTPVEFRQQVERVRAQVTEQVNALADLGLKAMGGPDLDAELLGHAMLALAEMAGRLVITDPDRFPPDRLVAFVGRIAHSLPRS
- a CDS encoding metal-dependent hydrolase — its product is MEPDNLVLQPRDVHFDWSALPLHWVPDEPTTTHVMNVLHLLLPEGERWFVRTFQQAVPLITDDDLREDVLGFIGQEAVHAEAHSEVLDHLLAQGLDPRPFTRHMEVVFRRILGDRDGLTPEQQREQLVERIALVAAIEHFTAFLGDWMLNATALDRAGIDPTMLDLLRWHAAEEVEHRSVAFDLMRHLDRRQVRKIRTMLIAGPVLWLLWVRGAKFLMDHDPLRPGKLTLREFRRAGRRGLLPTGGALFRAFLRYFHPRYHPKQEGSTSQAVAYLASSPAARAAH
- a CDS encoding PDR/VanB family oxidoreductase; amino-acid sequence: MDGFVRGLEKFTDGYLKALRHFGSARPDRAVDRLLRLTVAQRREEVEDVVSLRLSGPELPAWQPGCHLDLHLPSGLRRQYSLCGDPRDRTSYRIAVRRVGTGSAEVHALREGDEVVVRGPRNAFPFVPEGPMLFLAGGIGITPILAMVREAARLGVEHTFVYCGRSRATMPFLDELPDHTDVRPDDERGLPDVEAIVGTFPAHGSVYCCGPTPMLDAVRRAFASRRLHFERFAPPPITDGRPFALVLRRSGITLDVPANRSALDVLKDLRPTVPYSCRQGFCGTCEVDGVRVCVARPTGDRLVLDL
- a CDS encoding alpha/beta fold hydrolase — its product is MFVESDGVRLSVYERGDRSAPTVVLVHGYPDTHRVWDGVAEILAEEYHVVTYDVRGAGASDRPRDLAAYRLPVLARDLFAVVDAVSPDRPVHVVAHDWGSIQAWEAVTTPGARIASYTSISGPCLDHIGHWTRGRLSWQRVKQWLHSWYIVAFHVPFVAPLVWRHLVGPRWGKVVQRFEGVPAHHVQDTIVEDGVNGISLYRANFIPRLRAPRVRRTDVPVQIVHPLKDNYVTAGLLDAATPWVPNLRRRVLDAGHWAPVTHARVVALLAANHIRAHTPPAGTPADGSPAAPPAPATGPGSTNASRPH
- a CDS encoding DUF4153 domain-containing protein, translated to MSPNRVLLTGIVGGTTAAVLLPLDEPGLGWFLTAAVVFALIRRVRPGWTALSLLLFGTGSLVADPALFALCAVAGCAAGSLAVVGGRTARGLLLGSAAVPAAVFRAVPWVARGVKTSKATELARPLVVTAAVLAVFLPLLAGADVAFAEILGESAPEVDGQWILVFLAVGSGLVGACYLTTLPPRDEVPAQRKTVALREWAMPVGALVALFAAFVGVQVSTLFGGDDYVLRTAGVTYAEYARRGFWQLLAVAVLTLGVIAVAARVAEEGDRKWLRGLLGALTVLTLVIVASALNRMWVYQQAYGFTTLRVLVSACELWLALVYLVVLVAGVRLRGGWLPRAVVGSGFAALVGLALLNPDRFTAERNAARWQETGKIDLAYLERLSDDAVPVLASLPEPVRQCVLRYRRVSADDWRSWNLARSRAREALRDFRPQEYRPAECGP
- a CDS encoding HAMP domain-containing sensor histidine kinase yields the protein MTLRKAVGAFVDFLPRPLDPVRSIKVKLGILLVSSGAAGFSFFWYRIGWLPYSTTTGALVIALVTSQVLAHGMTRPLREMTAAARAMRRGDYSKRVRATARDEVGELASAFNQMAADLAAADRQRRELIANVSHELRTPITALQNVLENVVDGVAAPDARTMRTALAQTERLGRLVTELLDLSRIDAGAHQLTLAEFPVAPLLADVVAEASVASPATSFVVDVRPPTATVVADRARVHQVLVNLLDNAARHGPSGGEVRVTATWVARDLVLEVSDDGPGIAPEDRERVFERFTRGERAGGGGTGLGLNIARWIIDLHGGTIAVVDAPGCRIRATLPST
- a CDS encoding response regulator transcription factor, whose amino-acid sequence is MTRRVLVVEDDLTIASSVAARLRAEGFEVELAHDGPSAVRKAAEADLVVLDVMLPGFDGLEVCRRIQADRPVPVLMLTARGDETDLLVGLAVGADDYLTKPFSIRELAARVHALLRRVERSAAANPTRIAVADLEIDLAERRVLRAGAEAHLTPTEFELLVHLAERPRAVQSRERLLSEVWGWNETATGTRTVDSHIKALRRKLGTDLIRTVHGVGYALEAPR
- the recD2 gene encoding SF1B family DNA helicase RecD2, translated to MEVYGVGVADAVLEATLERITFANEETGYTVARVDTGRGGGDLVTVVGALLGVQPGESIRMRGRWGSHPQYGRQFHVDDYTTVLPATIQGIRRYLGSGLIKGIGPVLADRIVTHFGLDALDVIEQTPERLIEVPKLGPKRTKLIAAAWEEQKAIKEVMVFLQGVGVSTSLAVRIYKQYQDRSIDVVRTEPYRLASDVWGIGFRTADVIAKAVGIPHDSPQRVKAGLQFTLSEATGNGDCFLPENQLIADAVKILQVDTGLVIECLAELVAEEGVVREVMPDGEAAVYLVPFHRAEVSLASSLVRLLRTDAERMPAFQDVDWDRAFAWLGASLEDKQREAVQLALTRKVAVLTGGPGCGKSFTVRSIVRLAVAKRARVVLAAPTGRAAKRLTELTGHEARTVHRLLELKPGGDAAYDRDRPLEADLVVVDEASMLDLLLANKLVKAIAPGTHLLLVGDVDQLPSVGAGEVLRDVLAAGSPVPHVRLTHIFRQAQESGVVTNAHRINSGDYPLVQGLPDFFLFPCEEAEEAATLTVDVVATRIPRKFGLDPRTDVQVLTPMHRGAAGAGALNTVLQEALTPARPNLPERRFGGRVFRVGDKVTQIRNNYDKGANGVFNGTLGVVTGIDVVEQKLTVRTDEDEDVDYEFGELDELTHAYAMTIHRSQGSEYPCVVIPITTSAWLMLQRNLLYTAVTRAKKLVVLVGSRKAIGQAVRTVGAGRRHTALDVRLSQV